The Prochlorococcus sp. MIT 0801 genomic sequence ACAGATTGGCTAAAGCTAATGAATTCAGAAATAAACGATCAATAAATCAATTTCTAAATTCAGAAATATAGGCATGTCAATTAATCAATTGGTTGAACAAAATGCATTAAAAGTAAAAAATTGCTATAGTCTCCGAAATTTGAGTATTTTTACCTTGGGTGAAGTAATAGAAATTAGCTCAAACCAGTATGGACTTAGTCTTTTTAGCGGAATGATAAGTCTTTTAGCTTTAGGGGTGTATACACTTTTGACTGTAGACACCGGAAACGACGATGATGATTCAGACTCTGGAAGTGGTGGCTTGATGCAACCAGTCAATTAATTGGAAGATCAATTAGGTATTAGGTTTGAAAGTCTCTCTCTAAAATCACCCTTAGCAATACCTCCTTTAAGTTCACCAATAATTTCAAATTCTCCATCCGGATCATTAACTAATAGATAAGTCGGCCAGCCCATACCTTCTTTGGTAGGATATTGCCTTAATAATATTGGTCTATATTTTCTATAAACAACTGTATCTTGTAGTTTAACGCTAATAAATTCTATACCTAATTCAGTCGCAACTTTAGAATCAAAGAAGCTCATCCTGTGACAAGTTCCACAATCCTCAGAACTAAATTTAATTAAAGAACAGGACATAAAAAAAATATATTATGAACTTATACTAAATATAAGTATTAATAAAAACTAGTTCAGTAATTAGACTTATTGTTTCTTGCAATGACTGAATAAAATGGATCACTCTCAGATGAGTAAAAGCCAAAAAGCTTTTTATCTTGAGTTTTTTCATTTAATATTTTTTCAATCCTCCACCCATTTGATGTGAGGACACTAGTTACATATTCAATTCTTTTTTCCTCTGACGAATATGTCCAGATGTTTGGAGCTTTGGTCCAGAATGCTCGATTAGTGAAGGAGATTATCAATACTGAATCTGATTTTATAACCCTTGATAGTTCTAATGAAACTTTTTCAGGATATTGAAGATATTGCCAGCCAGCAACGATTAATCCAACATCAATAGAAGAATCTTCAATTGGCATATTTTGCTTCTTATTTAAATTTTGGACGAAGAACCAATCAAGTCTTTCATTAGAACTTAACTCGGCTTGATTCATTCCATGACCAATAACTTTTTTATATTTAATATTTGTTGGTAAATGGGATACCCAACTACTCATTAAATCTAAAATTATATGATGTTTGAGTAGATACTCTGAGTATAAATTTGTAAGTCTATTTCTGAATGAGTCGCTAAGGTGATGAACAAATCTTGGCTGTTGATAAAAGATTTCATCATCTGAAATATCACTTTTACTCCTATCGTCAGTCGAAAGTTTCATTTAGATCAAAATATTTCGTTAATAATAGTAGAGTTTTAATGTATTGGTGAGTAAAAAATAAGGAAACAGATAGTATATCTATATAAAGCCAATTTAAAGAATATTATTTAGTTTATATTAAGGTTATTCATTTATAATTTGAGAAGACTTAGGGGGTTCATTTAGATCAAATTTATTATTAGTAGGGATCAAGAGCATAAGGGAACTTGTGGATAAAAATAAAACGAATGCATAAAATAAATTAAATCTTTTGTTTGATTTATAAACAAAAGATTTAATATATTTCTTGCTAAAAGGTTTGTCTAAGGGGATATTCCAACATAGGTTAAATCTGGAATCAAATCTTAAGAGATCTAAACATTGAGTAAGATCTGACAATTCAGAATCATCTAAAATAATTTCGAGAGGCTTTACATCATTCTTTGTACTATTGAGAAGTAATTTATGATTACTGCCAAATGGAGATATGGTCACAATACTTTTTTTAGATATAAATGTTTCTCGAATACCAGAGATATACGATCGTGAATATTGAAGAATTACTTGCATCAAATCTTCAAGATGTTCCTTTTCACCCTCTAATGTAGGAGAGTCAATTATTTTCAATGTCCATGACGATAAGATACCAATAGTATTCTCTGAGTCTCCATTTGACACATCTGGCATACCATTAAGTTCAAGAGATGAAGAGTTTTGAACAAATTTATAAGATAAATTAATCATTTATATAAACCTAGGATTGATTATATAAAGAAGCTTTTAGTCTATAAGCACCACCTTTTCCACATGATAAAGAAAGAATGACTAATAACTCTCTAAAAAATTCATGTTTATCATCATTTAATAAGTAGTTTATATAACTACGATC encodes the following:
- a CDS encoding methyltransferase type 11; this encodes MKLSTDDRSKSDISDDEIFYQQPRFVHHLSDSFRNRLTNLYSEYLLKHHIILDLMSSWVSHLPTNIKYKKVIGHGMNQAELSSNERLDWFFVQNLNKKQNMPIEDSSIDVGLIVAGWQYLQYPEKVSLELSRVIKSDSVLIISFTNRAFWTKAPNIWTYSSEEKRIEYVTSVLTSNGWRIEKILNEKTQDKKLFGFYSSESDPFYSVIARNNKSNY
- a CDS encoding DUF4335 domain-containing protein; protein product: MINLSYKFVQNSSSLELNGMPDVSNGDSENTIGILSSWTLKIIDSPTLEGEKEHLEDLMQVILQYSRSYISGIRETFISKKSIVTISPFGSNHKLLLNSTKNDVKPLEIILDDSELSDLTQCLDLLRFDSRFNLCWNIPLDKPFSKKYIKSFVYKSNKRFNLFYAFVLFLSTSSLMLLIPTNNKFDLNEPPKSSQIINE